ACTGAACTGGGCTTTTCGAATATCCGTACCGTCACCCTCACGCAAAAACACATTCGCGGACGGCTGGCCGAATCACTGATTTCTCTGAAAGACACTTATGGTTTTGAAAAAGATGGGATAACACTGAAAATTCAATTGTCCCGGGAGGATATTGCAAGCTACTCGAACATGACTACTTCCAATGCCATCAGAACTTTGTCGGCTTTTGCAGACGAAAAGATTATTGTCCTGAATGGCAGAAAAATTGCTATTCTGGATATGAACAAGCTGGAAAAAATAAGCAACATGGGATAACTTATGGTGTCTTCCCTTAAATTTTCAATTCTACTGCACCCAACCTGCACCAAAAAACAGGCCGGTTTCATGCAGATATCAATTTTATTCATTAACTTACACCTTTAATTGTTTTGTGCATTTTTCATCCTCAAAATTGCATGATATTAAAAGAAAGAGAATATGCCGCAAAGACAAAAAGAGAAAAAAGCATCTTTTACCAAAAAAGAACTTTCAGTAAAAATACTGGAGCTGTTCAATAATTATCCATCCAAATCATTCAATTACAAACAAATTGCCAAAAGGCTGGAGATAAAAGACGAGGGCCCCAAAAAGCTCATCAACACCGTTTTATATGAATTAGCTGAAAAAGGGAATTTAAAAGAAATATATACCGGTAAGTTCAGCCTGAAAGCCAGCGGAGCGACTCTGATTGGAACGGTAAACATGAATTCCGCCGGATTTGCCTATATAGAGTCGGAAGCCATAGCAGACCCGGTTTATGTATCTGAACAAAATCTGAACCATGCACTGAATGGTGATACGGTTAAAGTATTTATGCACGCACACCGGAAAAAAGGGAATATGGAAGGCGAAGTAGTAGAAATCATCGAACGTGCGCGTAAATCGTTTGTAGGGATCATCGAACTTTCCAAGAATTTTGCATTCCTGACACCCAGCGACCGCCTGATGCCTTACGACCTGTTTATCCCCTTAAAAGACCTTCATGGAGCCGTCAACGGGCAGAAAGCCATTGCACAGATTACCGAATGGCCTATGAATGCCAAGAATCCTATCGGAGAAATAGTTGAAGTACTCGGCTTCCCTGGCGAAAACGAAGTGGAAATGCACGCCATCCTTGCAGAAT
This sequence is a window from Bacteroidota bacterium. Protein-coding genes within it:
- a CDS encoding RNB domain-containing ribonuclease codes for the protein MPQRQKEKKASFTKKELSVKILELFNNYPSKSFNYKQIAKRLEIKDEGPKKLINTVLYELAEKGNLKEIYTGKFSLKASGATLIGTVNMNSAGFAYIESEAIADPVYVSEQNLNHALNGDTVKVFMHAHRKKGNMEGEVVEIIERARKSFVGIIELSKNFAFLTPSDRLMPYDLFIPLKDLHGAVNGQKAIAQITEWPMNAKNPIGEIVEVLGFPGENEVEMHAILAEYELPYQFPEEVEAEADRIKEAITPEDYKERRDFRNITTFTIDPADAKDFDDALSFRKLDNGKFEVGVHIADVTHYVYPKTNLYNEALERATSVYLVDRVVPMLPERLSNEICSLRPDEEKLCFSAVFELDEKASLLNEWFGRTVIRSNRRFTYEEAQKVIETGEGDLK